In one Candidatus Poribacteria bacterium genomic region, the following are encoded:
- the radA gene encoding DNA repair protein RadA codes for MAREKRRFVCQECGYTTPRSLGRCPGCQSWQSFAEEIEQLATSSKHRGIGQASREPEPISQVMASEVERHLTGMSEFDRVLGGGIVPGSVVLIGGDPGIGKSTLLLQASDALSRNYGDILYVSGEESVSQTKLRATRLGVVSDTLYVLCENDLEQIEKHIQTLNPKVVIVDSIQAVYLSSIQSAPGSVTQIRECAGHLLICAKNRNVPVFLVGHVTKDGTLAGPRILEHMVDTVLYFEGEQHHIYRVLRAIKNRFGSTNEIGIFEMQNRGLVDVMNPSELFLSNREEEVSGSIVVSSMEGTRPLLMEVQALVVPTNHGNPRNTATGVDRHRIALLIAVLNKRVGIDVGGADVFVNITGGLRVAEPGIDLGVLMAIASSYREIPIDRQTVMIGEVGLGGEIRPVTHVERRIREAAKLGFTRAIFPEYNRKGLEIEEHIELIGVKDVYDSLSALL; via the coding sequence ATGGCACGAGAGAAGCGTAGATTTGTCTGTCAGGAGTGTGGATATACAACGCCAAGATCGCTCGGACGATGTCCTGGGTGTCAAAGTTGGCAGAGCTTTGCTGAAGAGATAGAGCAACTCGCGACATCATCAAAACACCGCGGGATCGGACAAGCCTCCCGTGAACCTGAACCCATTTCACAGGTTATGGCGAGTGAGGTAGAACGGCACTTGACAGGCATGTCTGAGTTTGATAGAGTACTCGGTGGCGGAATTGTCCCCGGATCCGTGGTCCTCATCGGTGGCGATCCGGGAATAGGTAAGTCTACCCTACTACTTCAAGCCAGTGACGCTTTGAGCCGGAACTATGGGGACATCCTGTATGTCTCTGGTGAAGAGTCTGTTAGCCAGACAAAGCTACGGGCGACGCGTCTCGGAGTTGTGTCTGATACGCTCTATGTGCTGTGTGAAAATGATTTGGAGCAGATTGAGAAACATATTCAGACGCTTAACCCCAAGGTTGTTATTGTCGATTCTATTCAAGCGGTTTATTTGTCGAGTATTCAGTCTGCGCCTGGGAGTGTCACCCAGATTCGCGAGTGTGCCGGACACCTCTTAATTTGTGCGAAGAACCGGAATGTTCCCGTATTTCTCGTCGGTCATGTTACAAAAGATGGTACTCTCGCAGGCCCTCGTATTTTAGAACACATGGTGGATACGGTTCTCTATTTTGAAGGTGAGCAGCATCATATCTATCGCGTCCTACGGGCGATTAAAAATAGATTTGGTTCCACGAATGAAATTGGAATCTTTGAAATGCAGAACAGAGGGCTTGTAGATGTGATGAACCCATCTGAACTCTTTTTAAGTAATAGAGAAGAGGAGGTTTCAGGTTCTATTGTGGTTTCAAGTATGGAAGGGACGCGCCCGCTACTTATGGAAGTTCAGGCACTTGTTGTACCTACCAATCACGGAAATCCACGCAACACTGCTACAGGTGTTGACCGGCACCGGATCGCGCTCCTTATCGCAGTCCTCAATAAGCGGGTCGGTATTGACGTTGGGGGTGCTGATGTTTTTGTTAATATTACGGGTGGGTTGCGCGTCGCTGAACCAGGGATTGATCTCGGCGTGCTAATGGCAATAGCCTCAAGTTATCGAGAGATACCCATAGATCGGCAGACTGTCATGATTGGGGAAGTTGGACTCGGTGGCGAGATTAGACCCGTAACACATGTCGAAAGGCGCATTCGTGAGGCTGCGAAGTTAGGGTTCACACGGGCGATCTTCCCTGAATACAACCGCAAAGGATTGGAAATTGAGGAACACATTGAAT
- a CDS encoding MlaD family protein gives MNFWTASVKVGVMVLIAIVFLTILLTNAENWPWATAGDDVTFQFRSVNGLYVGAGVYLSGVQIGKVTSIELQPEANNVRIEAKVKNAFQWLREDCGANISMNGFVGEIYIALNNGPIGNPPLKPANLPIVGRDPVNALELLEQTSAGMTQAIELTTAANEVLQANQEAIQLAIKEIREVVALTGKTIEKLSIDSGETVQTLTQLAVENDRRFQQTLIKVNNLISQLEGDSIMVSSQVSDITSELFRLINHNAPKLNTILTDVRISATQFREIAADFSANFATLSAEVSALVSQGSSAIETSEAGIAPILKDLQTTTAAFAKLEKNVNRLFAAVNDSDGTIAQLLNTRGPLEDARRTLKNVDETMASVTRLSQRTEEQLRRFDPPQIGWDYELRYLSLQERLHNELAFSLSSGPNAHYRFGLGVRDENVRFEFQYAYDVADYFRARAGFMRSKVGMGLDLWLLSQRIGISFEGVGLTSGQPELNTELALRFFQYGQFLVGVENLTNERRWTTGFRFFANEW, from the coding sequence ATGAATTTTTGGACAGCGTCTGTGAAAGTCGGTGTGATGGTTTTAATCGCCATCGTATTTCTCACAATCCTTCTCACAAATGCTGAGAATTGGCCCTGGGCGACTGCTGGCGATGACGTGACCTTCCAATTCCGATCTGTGAATGGGCTTTATGTGGGTGCTGGGGTCTATCTATCTGGTGTCCAAATCGGCAAAGTAACCAGCATTGAACTCCAACCGGAGGCAAATAATGTCCGCATTGAGGCGAAAGTCAAGAATGCGTTTCAATGGTTGAGAGAAGACTGTGGGGCGAACATTTCTATGAACGGGTTTGTGGGTGAAATTTATATTGCTCTCAACAATGGTCCAATTGGGAATCCACCCCTAAAACCAGCGAACCTTCCCATTGTTGGCAGGGATCCGGTCAATGCTTTGGAACTTCTTGAACAGACGAGTGCGGGTATGACACAGGCTATTGAACTCACAACCGCTGCCAATGAAGTCCTGCAGGCTAACCAAGAAGCCATTCAACTCGCTATCAAAGAGATTCGCGAGGTTGTGGCATTGACTGGGAAAACTATTGAGAAGTTAAGCATTGACTCTGGGGAAACTGTCCAGACCTTGACGCAGCTCGCCGTTGAAAATGACAGACGTTTCCAGCAGACACTCATCAAGGTAAATAACCTTATCTCTCAGTTGGAAGGCGATTCCATCATGGTAAGCAGCCAAGTGAGTGACATTACAAGTGAACTCTTCAGGCTCATTAATCATAACGCGCCGAAACTCAATACCATTTTGACGGATGTAAGGATAAGCGCGACCCAATTTCGAGAAATAGCGGCAGATTTTAGTGCGAATTTCGCTACTTTGAGTGCTGAGGTTTCTGCGCTTGTTTCGCAAGGAAGCAGTGCTATAGAAACAAGTGAAGCAGGTATCGCGCCAATTCTTAAGGACTTACAGACGACAACTGCTGCGTTCGCTAAACTTGAGAAAAACGTCAATCGTCTCTTCGCAGCCGTCAACGACAGCGATGGGACTATCGCGCAATTGCTAAACACGCGAGGTCCGCTTGAAGATGCTCGCCGCACCTTGAAAAATGTTGACGAAACGATGGCGAGTGTGACAAGGCTCTCCCAACGTACCGAAGAGCAGTTGAGACGTTTTGATCCGCCACAGATTGGCTGGGATTATGAACTCCGTTATTTGAGTCTTCAAGAGCGTCTCCATAATGAATTAGCGTTTTCACTATCTTCGGGTCCGAATGCTCACTACAGATTCGGTCTTGGGGTTCGAGACGAGAACGTTCGCTTTGAATTCCAGTATGCGTACGATGTAGCGGACTATTTTCGAGCACGAGCAGGTTTCATGCGCTCCAAGGTCGGTATGGGGCTTGATCTGTGGTTGTTATCCCAACGCATAGGTATCAGTTTTGAAGGGGTCGGATTGACAAGTGGGCAACCCGAGCTAAACACGGAATTAGCATTGCGCTTTTTTCAATATGGTCAGTTCTTGGTTGGTGTAGAGAACTTAACTAACGAACGACGCTGGACAACAGGGTTCCGCTTTTTTGCCAATGAGTGGTAG